A genomic segment from Pseudorca crassidens isolate mPseCra1 chromosome 6, mPseCra1.hap1, whole genome shotgun sequence encodes:
- the NPPC gene encoding C-type natriuretic peptide: MHLSQLLACALLLALLSLRPSEAKPGAPPKVPRTPPGEEVAEPQAAGGGQKKGDKTPGGGGANLKGDRSRLLRDLRVDTKSRAAWARLLQEHPNARKYKGGNKKGLSKGCFGLKLDRIGSMSGLGC; the protein is encoded by the exons ATGCACCTCTCCCAGCTGCTGGCCTGCGCCCTGCTGCTCGCGCTACTCTCGCTCCGGCCCTCCGAAGCCAAGCCCGGGGCGCCGCCGAAG GTCCCGCGCACTCCGCCAGGGGAGGAGGTGGCCGAGCCCCAGGCTGCGGGAGGAGGTCAGAAGAAGGGCGACAAGACTCCCGGGGGCGGTGGCGCCAATCTCAAGGGCGACCGGTCGCGACTGCTCCGGGACCTGCGCGTGGACACCAAGTCTCGGGCGGCGTGGGCCCGTCTTCTGCAAGAGCACCCCAACGCGCGGAAATACAAGGGAGGCAACAAGAAGGGTTTGTCCAAGGGCTGCTTCGGCCTCAAGCTGGACAGGATCGGCTCCATGAGCGGCCTGGGATGTTAG